One genomic region from Candidatus Saccharimonadia bacterium encodes:
- a CDS encoding disulfide oxidoreductase, whose translation MNRLARNAHYLAWTIVALSVAMSLYFSDIRGFVPCNLCWYARILMYPLVVIIGVGILRRERHWVAYAVPLVGAGWLLELYHSLLQWGIVPETLARCIATVPCTTKYINYFGFITIPFLGLLAFTAIGVCLWLYHRANID comes from the coding sequence ATGAACCGCCTCGCCCGCAACGCCCACTATCTGGCCTGGACCATTGTGGCGCTTTCGGTGGCTATGAGTTTATATTTTTCCGATATTCGCGGGTTTGTGCCCTGCAATTTGTGCTGGTACGCGCGCATCCTCATGTACCCGCTGGTTGTCATCATTGGCGTGGGCATCCTGCGGCGTGAGCGGCATTGGGTCGCCTATGCCGTCCCGCTCGTGGGTGCCGGCTGGCTGCTCGAGCTCTACCATTCGTTGCTCCAATGGGGGATTGTGCCCGAGACTCTCGCTCGTTGTATTGCGACAGTGCCGTGTACTACCAAGTACATCAACTATTTCGGCTTCATCACCATTCCATTTCTGGGGCTGCTGGCTTTCACCGCCATAGGTGTATGTTTGTGGCTCTATCATAGGGCAAACATCGATTAA
- a CDS encoding DUF6580 family putative transport protein: MKRFSATWLVAAGLIATAVVWRLVNWQYSIAPNLEIVTASALVAAAFLGRRTAVVVPLAIMAVSDILIGNSNILLFTWSAFALIGLAGLVLRRFTGRPARLLAASVGMAVGGSVFFFVWTNFGVWLLGDGTLYAKTWAGLTECYVAGLPFYRTMLVGNLVLVPAYMGTALMIARLRAAQLETGWSAKRS; this comes from the coding sequence ATGAAGAGATTTTCGGCAACTTGGTTGGTGGCGGCGGGGCTTATTGCGACGGCAGTGGTGTGGCGGCTGGTGAATTGGCAGTATTCGATCGCGCCGAATTTGGAGATTGTGACGGCTTCGGCGCTGGTGGCAGCGGCGTTTTTGGGGCGCCGAACGGCGGTCGTGGTGCCGCTGGCGATCATGGCGGTCAGCGATATTTTGATTGGTAATTCGAATATTTTGCTGTTTACGTGGTCGGCGTTTGCGCTGATCGGGCTGGCCGGGCTCGTACTGCGACGGTTCACGGGCCGACCGGCGCGGCTGCTGGCGGCGTCGGTCGGCATGGCGGTCGGTGGATCGGTGTTTTTCTTCGTTTGGACCAACTTTGGAGTGTGGCTGCTGGGTGACGGGACGCTTTACGCTAAGACGTGGGCGGGGCTCACGGAGTGCTACGTGGCCGGTTTGCCATTTTACCGCACCATGCTCGTGGGCAACCTCGTGCTGGTACCAGCATACATGGGGACGGCTCTGATGATCGCGCGACTACGAGCGGCTCAACTCGAAACGGGGTGGAGCGCAAAACGTTCGTAG
- a CDS encoding NUDIX domain-containing protein — translation MPHIHTQPGHHDLTTSAFIIRTDGPEPTVVLHVHRKRPKLFQFGGHVELDENPWQALVRELQEESGYDIAQLTVLQPPGSFRERFSGTANHPLPFYFNTHHAENPDHLHYHSDLSHAMLAAGEPAHPIDPRESQAIHRFTAADVRALPTTDIFDQTRTNALYILEHLMHHWEAVPASRWPV, via the coding sequence ATGCCGCACATCCACACCCAGCCCGGACATCACGACCTCACCACCTCGGCCTTCATCATCCGCACCGACGGCCCCGAACCTACGGTGGTGTTGCACGTCCACCGCAAACGGCCCAAATTATTCCAATTTGGTGGCCACGTTGAATTAGACGAAAACCCCTGGCAAGCGCTCGTGCGCGAACTCCAGGAAGAATCCGGCTACGACATCGCGCAATTGACGGTGCTGCAGCCGCCGGGCTCGTTTCGTGAGCGTTTTTCCGGCACTGCCAACCACCCCCTGCCGTTTTATTTCAACACCCATCACGCCGAAAACCCCGATCACCTTCACTACCACTCCGACCTCAGCCACGCCATGTTGGCCGCCGGGGAGCCGGCGCATCCCATCGACCCGCGCGAATCCCAGGCCATCCACCGCTTCACCGCCGCCGACGTGCGCGCGCTGCCGACCACCGACATTTTCGACCAAACCCGCACCAATGCGCTCTATATTCTCGAGCATCTCATGCACCACTGGGAAGCGGTGCCTGCCAGTCGGTGGCCCGTCTGA
- a CDS encoding ferredoxin reductase family protein: MKIVWRWIAYSLLAAHFAVVLTIWLTTSLELFRAGAGSTLLSLAQLAGLLAAACALLQFMLMGRSPWIERAFGLERIAKLHRLNGYATISLILTHTTLVTLGYAALTGSGLIPQFTTFLTKFNDVIYAFIAELLFLTIVGSSIYIVRRRLPYERWYWVHLMVYLAIVLAFFHQTKVGGSFLSQPAYIVYWYALYGFVALNVFTGRLFLPAYNYWRFRFAIDEIVPETADTVSIYIHGRGLERFRARPGQFVIIWLPQAKLWLEEHPFSLSGLPHDGRLRLTVKAVGDYTSRLPKLLKSGAPVVIAGPYGQFTPAPTARPRRLYLAGGVGITPLRTLLEAQTPEQESVLIYGNKTPADTIFADELAQLATRIKLRIHHVYSEAPTYAGETGRIDTARIERLVPDFRDREVYLCGPPPMMAGLAKGLIAAGLAPARLHYERFALHPVSS; the protein is encoded by the coding sequence ATGAAGATTGTTTGGCGCTGGATCGCCTATAGCCTGCTGGCCGCTCATTTTGCCGTGGTCCTCACCATTTGGCTCACCACCTCGCTCGAGCTGTTTCGCGCCGGCGCCGGCAGCACGCTGCTTTCCCTGGCACAGCTCGCCGGCCTGCTCGCGGCCGCCTGCGCGCTGCTGCAATTCATGCTCATGGGCCGCTCGCCGTGGATCGAGCGAGCCTTTGGCCTCGAACGCATCGCCAAGCTCCATCGCCTCAACGGCTATGCCACCATCAGCCTCATCCTCACCCACACCACGCTCGTCACGCTCGGCTACGCAGCGCTCACCGGCAGCGGCCTCATTCCCCAATTCACCACCTTCCTTACCAAATTCAACGACGTTATCTACGCCTTTATCGCCGAGCTACTATTCCTCACCATAGTTGGCAGTTCCATCTACATCGTCCGGCGCCGGCTGCCCTACGAGCGCTGGTATTGGGTGCATCTCATGGTGTATCTGGCCATCGTTCTGGCGTTTTTCCACCAAACCAAAGTGGGCGGCAGCTTCCTCAGCCAGCCGGCCTACATCGTCTACTGGTACGCGCTCTACGGCTTCGTGGCGCTCAACGTGTTCACCGGCCGGTTGTTCCTGCCCGCCTACAACTACTGGCGTTTTCGCTTTGCCATCGATGAAATCGTGCCTGAAACCGCCGATACAGTTTCAATTTACATCCACGGCCGTGGCCTCGAACGATTTCGGGCTCGGCCGGGGCAGTTTGTCATAATTTGGCTACCCCAAGCCAAATTATGGCTAGAAGAACATCCTTTTTCGCTCTCCGGTCTGCCGCATGACGGCCGCCTGCGTCTCACCGTCAAAGCCGTCGGTGATTACACCTCTCGGCTGCCAAAATTGCTCAAATCCGGCGCACCGGTCGTAATTGCCGGTCCGTACGGCCAATTTACCCCCGCGCCCACTGCCCGCCCCCGCCGGCTCTATCTCGCTGGAGGTGTCGGCATCACGCCGCTGCGTACCCTGCTCGAGGCGCAGACGCCGGAGCAGGAGAGCGTGCTCATCTACGGCAACAAAACTCCGGCCGACACCATATTTGCAGATGAGCTCGCTCAGCTAGCCACCCGTATAAAGCTTCGAATTCACCACGTATACTCCGAAGCTCCCACCTACGCCGGCGAAACCGGCCGCATCGACACCGCCCGCATCGAGCGGCTGGTGCCCGATTTCCGCGACCGCGAGGTCTACCTGTGCGGCCCGCCGCCCATGATGGCCGGTCTCGCCAAAGGCCTCATCGCCGCCGGCCTAGCGCCCGCTCGTCTCCACTACGAACGTTTTGCGCTCCACCCCGTTTCGAGTTGA
- a CDS encoding adenosylcobalamin-dependent ribonucleoside-diphosphate reductase, with amino-acid sequence MSTPQAIKASNIEAETPEDRERLEELYAIGKEIPPVPEDLPDPNYSDNAWYIGRTRYAFRDKDGTPIESPRQMLWRICYNIATAERLYSENPRQQHLEVARVFYGMMARQEYVANTPTMLNAGKPNEQLSACFVLPVPDDLNGILDTATDMARIHKSGGGTGFSFSRLRPKGDVIQSSGGTTTGPVAFMQTYNDVTSSIRQGGVRRGANMGILHYNHPDILLFAIYKVDEFSLTNFNISVTVDEAFYEAVKRDGEHLPADYEDALDFEGLMEEVREAHQTRDLDLKLVRLDAVVKKLHEWADESDPNRGYALVNPHTKQETGRLNAKKMYDLITRLAYQYGDPGMIMIDRINNSRANPTPQLGMIEATNPCGEQPLLPYDACTLGQINLAKFVNEAGDDFDWERLRAVVHNGTRFLDDVLDMNEYPIEAVRITTRAIRRIGLGIMGYADALLQMNIGYNTPEGNAAAERVMKFVQAESDNASIDLARVRGVFPAFKGSIYDKAGEIRPRNGARTTIAPTGTTAMLADCSSGCEPLFALTYSKNTIEGKRMFQSSPYFVRALEERGLYSEELLEKIQANGGSIQNMDELPEDLRRTFVVAGDITPEWHLKAQAAFQKYTDNAISKTINFNNEATVQDVRDAYWMAYESGCKGITIYRDGSRQKQILEVKKDGSYYDQLAGKKLAAGEAALVGVPVEMKPRPGVLAGHTYKVATPIGTAFISINEDDEGNIFEVFVNLGRAGSDIMADAEAMGRLISLAFRIPSVYSSDRIAQNVVEQLNGIGGSGAAGFGPQRVRSLADAVAKVLREHESTKAGEQAAVVAGAGVADSTAASSANVADAPMGPAAVAAPASTAVAASVNLGAKAQTDLCPECGNASLRFIEGCQKCEICGFSKC; translated from the coding sequence ATGAGCACGCCGCAAGCCATTAAAGCAAGTAACATCGAGGCCGAGACGCCGGAAGACCGAGAGCGCCTCGAAGAGCTGTACGCCATCGGCAAAGAAATACCGCCGGTGCCCGAGGACCTGCCCGATCCAAATTACTCGGACAACGCCTGGTACATTGGCCGCACGCGCTACGCGTTTCGCGATAAAGACGGCACGCCGATCGAGAGCCCGCGGCAAATGCTGTGGCGGATTTGCTACAACATCGCCACGGCCGAGCGACTCTACAGCGAGAATCCCCGCCAGCAGCACCTCGAGGTGGCCCGCGTGTTTTATGGCATGATGGCGCGCCAGGAGTACGTAGCCAATACGCCCACGATGCTCAACGCCGGCAAGCCCAATGAGCAGCTCTCGGCCTGCTTCGTGCTGCCGGTACCCGACGACCTGAACGGCATCCTGGATACGGCCACCGATATGGCGCGCATTCACAAGAGCGGCGGCGGCACTGGGTTTAGTTTTTCGCGGCTGCGCCCCAAGGGCGACGTCATCCAAAGCTCTGGCGGCACCACGACTGGGCCGGTGGCGTTTATGCAGACCTACAACGACGTGACCTCTAGCATTCGCCAGGGCGGCGTGCGGCGCGGGGCCAACATGGGCATTTTGCACTACAATCACCCGGACATTTTGCTGTTTGCGATCTACAAAGTGGACGAGTTTTCGCTGACCAACTTTAATATTTCGGTGACGGTAGACGAGGCGTTTTACGAGGCGGTGAAGCGTGACGGAGAGCATCTGCCGGCCGATTACGAAGACGCTTTGGACTTTGAGGGCCTCATGGAGGAGGTGCGCGAAGCTCACCAAACCCGCGACCTCGATCTGAAGCTGGTGCGGCTAGACGCGGTGGTGAAAAAACTGCACGAATGGGCCGACGAGAGCGATCCGAACCGTGGTTACGCGCTGGTAAATCCTCACACCAAGCAAGAAACCGGCCGCCTCAACGCCAAGAAAATGTACGACCTCATCACCCGCCTGGCTTACCAGTACGGCGACCCGGGGATGATCATGATCGACCGCATCAACAATTCGCGTGCCAACCCGACGCCGCAGCTGGGGATGATTGAGGCCACCAATCCGTGTGGCGAGCAGCCCCTGCTCCCCTACGACGCCTGCACCCTGGGCCAAATCAACCTGGCAAAATTCGTGAACGAGGCCGGCGATGATTTTGACTGGGAGCGCCTGCGGGCCGTGGTGCACAATGGCACGCGCTTCCTCGATGACGTGCTCGACATGAATGAGTACCCGATCGAGGCGGTGCGCATCACCACGCGCGCCATCCGCCGGATTGGCCTGGGCATCATGGGTTACGCCGACGCGCTGCTCCAGATGAACATTGGCTACAACACGCCCGAAGGCAACGCAGCCGCCGAGCGCGTGATGAAATTTGTGCAGGCTGAATCTGACAATGCTTCAATCGACCTGGCGCGGGTGCGCGGCGTATTCCCGGCCTTTAAGGGCTCCATCTACGACAAGGCTGGCGAGATTCGCCCCCGCAACGGCGCCCGCACCACCATCGCGCCCACGGGCACCACAGCCATGCTGGCCGACTGCTCGAGCGGGTGTGAGCCGTTGTTTGCGCTCACCTACTCCAAGAACACCATTGAGGGCAAGCGCATGTTCCAGAGCAGCCCGTATTTTGTGCGCGCACTGGAAGAGCGCGGGTTGTATTCGGAGGAGTTGCTCGAGAAGATTCAGGCCAACGGCGGATCGATCCAGAATATGGACGAGCTGCCGGAAGACCTGCGGCGCACCTTCGTGGTGGCCGGCGACATTACGCCGGAGTGGCACCTGAAGGCTCAAGCGGCCTTCCAGAAATACACCGACAACGCCATTTCCAAGACGATTAACTTCAACAACGAAGCCACGGTGCAAGACGTGCGCGATGCTTACTGGATGGCGTACGAGTCGGGCTGCAAGGGCATCACGATTTACCGCGACGGGAGCCGCCAAAAGCAAATCTTGGAGGTGAAGAAGGATGGTTCGTACTACGACCAGCTGGCCGGCAAGAAGCTGGCGGCCGGCGAAGCGGCACTGGTGGGCGTGCCGGTAGAAATGAAACCGCGGCCAGGAGTATTGGCGGGGCACACCTACAAAGTGGCCACGCCGATCGGTACGGCTTTCATCTCGATCAACGAGGACGATGAAGGCAACATTTTCGAGGTATTCGTGAACTTGGGCCGGGCGGGATCAGACATCATGGCCGACGCCGAGGCGATGGGCCGCCTCATTTCGCTGGCCTTCAGAATCCCCAGCGTGTACTCGAGTGATCGCATTGCGCAAAATGTGGTGGAGCAGCTCAACGGTATCGGCGGCTCGGGGGCGGCCGGATTTGGCCCGCAGCGGGTGCGCTCGCTGGCTGACGCGGTGGCCAAGGTGCTGCGCGAGCACGAGTCAACGAAGGCCGGCGAGCAGGCCGCGGTGGTCGCAGGAGCGGGAGTAGCCGACAGCACGGCGGCTAGCAGCGCCAACGTAGCCGACGCGCCGATGGGACCGGCTGCGGTAGCGGCGCCGGCCAGCACGGCCGTGGCGGCGAGCGTCAACCTGGGCGCCAAGGCCCAGACCGATCTGTGCCCGGAGTGCGGCAATGCGAGCCTGCGGTTCATTGAGGGCTGCCAGAAGTGTGAGATTTGCGGGTTTAGTAAGTGCTAA
- a CDS encoding DUF6496 domain-containing protein — protein MAKYSPAASREIEKTMHEHKHEGKFSSDKQAVAVGLSKARQKGAKVPRKKP, from the coding sequence ATGGCCAAATATAGCCCTGCAGCCTCAAGAGAGATCGAGAAAACGATGCACGAGCACAAACATGAAGGCAAATTTTCCAGCGACAAGCAGGCTGTCGCCGTGGGCCTCAGCAAAGCGCGCCAAAAAGGCGCCAAAGTCCCGCGCAAGAAGCCTTAG
- a CDS encoding ABC transporter ATP-binding protein — protein sequence MKAAVEFDHVTVKLEHDVVLRDVSVAIPEAKVTGLLGPSGAGKTTLMRVLVGLQRPGSGASRVLGLSAGAAQLRPLVGYVTQAPAVYPDLTVHENLRYFGAMVGAGGARVREVTTRVRLEAQSTQLVGRLSGGQRARVSLAVALLGSPKVLVLDEPTVGLDPVLRQELWEQFHELARAGVTLLVSSHVMDEARRCDNLVLLREGAVLATGTPAQLMGQTDTHDMEAAFLRLVGAAS from the coding sequence ATGAAAGCGGCTGTTGAATTTGACCATGTGACGGTGAAATTGGAACACGATGTGGTATTGCGCGACGTTTCGGTGGCGATACCGGAAGCGAAGGTCACTGGTCTGCTGGGGCCATCGGGGGCGGGCAAGACCACGCTGATGCGCGTGCTCGTGGGCTTGCAGCGGCCGGGCAGCGGGGCGTCGCGAGTGCTCGGCCTATCGGCGGGGGCGGCCCAGCTGCGGCCGCTCGTGGGCTACGTGACGCAAGCGCCGGCGGTGTATCCGGATCTGACCGTGCACGAAAACCTGCGCTACTTTGGCGCCATGGTGGGCGCAGGTGGGGCGCGAGTGCGCGAGGTGACGACCCGGGTGCGGCTGGAGGCACAGTCTACTCAACTGGTGGGGCGATTGAGTGGCGGGCAGCGCGCGCGGGTGTCGCTGGCGGTGGCATTGCTGGGCTCTCCCAAGGTGTTGGTGCTCGACGAGCCCACTGTGGGACTCGACCCCGTGCTGCGCCAGGAGCTGTGGGAGCAATTTCATGAGCTGGCGCGCGCCGGCGTGACGCTGTTGGTATCGAGCCATGTCATGGACGAAGCCAGGCGATGCGATAACCTCGTACTCCTGCGTGAAGGTGCTGTGCTGGCTACGGGTACGCCGGCCCAGTTGATGGGCCAAACCGACACGCACGACATGGAAGCGGCGTTTTTGCGGCTCGTGGGAGCGGCGTCGTGA
- the nrdR gene encoding transcriptional regulator NrdR — protein MCASCDTKVVDKREADAVSTRRRRECLGCHQRFTTYERVEQMDLMVAKHDGRRESFNPDKLRTGITLAAAKRPVTSAQVDQIVQEVEAELRSAKTREVKAHDIGELVMPRLKQLDHVAYIRFASVYRDFTDVRSFQSEVKELLHDGKK, from the coding sequence ATGTGCGCCAGCTGTGACACCAAAGTGGTCGACAAGCGCGAAGCCGACGCCGTGAGCACCCGGCGGCGCCGGGAGTGCTTGGGCTGCCATCAGCGCTTCACGACCTATGAGCGGGTGGAGCAGATGGACCTCATGGTGGCCAAGCACGACGGACGGCGCGAATCGTTCAATCCCGACAAGCTCCGCACCGGCATCACCTTGGCGGCGGCCAAGCGGCCGGTCACGAGCGCGCAAGTCGATCAGATTGTGCAGGAAGTGGAGGCCGAGCTTCGCAGTGCCAAGACGCGCGAAGTAAAGGCCCACGACATCGGCGAGCTCGTGATGCCACGGCTTAAGCAGCTCGACCACGTGGCGTACATCCGATTTGCCAGCGTCTACCGCGACTTCACCGACGTGCGCTCATTCCAGAGCGAGGTGAAAGAATTGCTCCATGATGGGAAAAAGTAG
- a CDS encoding ABC transporter permease has protein sequence MSPRRTFATAARVLRQLRHDHRTIALMLLVPTMLMLVMRYVFNDATTTFSHLAPMVLGVFPFTVMFVVTSVATLRERTAGTLERLLTLPIAKLDLLLGYALAFAGLTIVQGVLVSSVTLGWLDVTVQGGAGRLLLVAVLAGVLGMSLGLFLSAFARSEFQAVQFLPAFVLPQLLTCGLFVARDAMGEPLQWFANVMPLTYLVDAMKQITNYSGWTDDLVRDLVVIAAFIVGALLLGAATLRRSR, from the coding sequence GTGAGCCCCCGCCGCACGTTTGCCACTGCTGCGCGGGTGCTGCGGCAGTTGCGCCATGATCACCGCACCATTGCCCTGATGCTGCTCGTGCCCACGATGCTGATGCTCGTGATGCGGTATGTGTTTAATGACGCTACCACCACGTTCTCGCATCTGGCGCCGATGGTGCTGGGAGTGTTCCCGTTTACCGTGATGTTTGTGGTGACATCGGTGGCCACCTTGCGCGAACGCACGGCCGGCACGCTGGAGCGGCTGCTGACGCTGCCGATTGCCAAGCTGGATTTGCTGCTGGGTTATGCGCTGGCGTTCGCGGGACTTACCATTGTGCAAGGCGTGCTCGTGAGCTCGGTAACGCTGGGATGGCTGGACGTAACGGTGCAGGGCGGGGCCGGCCGGCTGTTGCTCGTGGCGGTGCTGGCGGGGGTATTGGGTATGTCGCTGGGACTGTTTTTGAGCGCGTTTGCACGAAGTGAATTCCAGGCGGTGCAATTTTTGCCCGCGTTTGTGCTGCCACAGCTGCTCACCTGTGGCCTGTTTGTGGCGCGTGATGCCATGGGTGAGCCGCTCCAGTGGTTTGCCAACGTGATGCCGCTGACGTATTTGGTGGACGCCATGAAGCAGATTACGAATTATAGCGGTTGGACCGACGACCTGGTGCGCGACCTGGTAGTGATTGCGGCGTTTATCGTGGGGGCGTTGCTGCTGGGAGCGGCCACGTTGCGTCGCAGCCGCTAA
- a CDS encoding undecaprenyl-diphosphate phosphatase encodes MITIFQAIVLGLLQGASELFPVSSLGHSVVLPQLLGWNIRPSDNAFIVFLVATHVATALVLIGFYWRTWLGVVRGLLRSVRQRAIRADDAEAKLGWLLIVGTLPAGLLGLLFERQIRDTFVSARSAALFLMLNGLLLLGAEYLRRRAHSSDSRRPADERIARVGGGQALAVGASQALALIPGLSRSGATMGGGLLAGLSHEDAARFAFLLATPIILAAGVLKLPALARPENHALLGPALVGGLCAALSAYATVKFLTRYFHSGSLRPFGIYCLAAGLLATLAFL; translated from the coding sequence ATGATCACCATCTTTCAAGCCATCGTCCTCGGCCTGCTCCAAGGTGCCTCCGAACTCTTCCCCGTCTCGAGCCTCGGCCACAGTGTAGTGCTGCCGCAGCTGCTCGGCTGGAACATTCGCCCGAGTGACAACGCCTTTATCGTATTTCTGGTAGCCACCCATGTGGCCACCGCGCTCGTGCTCATCGGATTCTACTGGCGGACCTGGCTGGGCGTGGTGCGGGGCCTGCTGCGGTCGGTGCGCCAGCGCGCAATCCGCGCCGACGACGCCGAGGCCAAGCTGGGCTGGCTGCTCATCGTGGGCACGCTGCCGGCTGGCCTGCTCGGCTTGCTGTTTGAGCGCCAAATCCGCGACACTTTCGTGAGCGCTCGATCAGCGGCGCTGTTTCTGATGCTCAATGGCCTCCTGTTGCTCGGCGCCGAATACCTCCGCCGCCGCGCCCACTCCAGCGACAGCCGCCGCCCCGCCGACGAGCGCATCGCCCGCGTCGGCGGGGGACAGGCGCTCGCGGTGGGGGCTTCGCAGGCGTTGGCGCTCATCCCGGGTCTGTCGCGCTCCGGCGCCACCATGGGCGGCGGTTTGCTCGCGGGCTTGTCGCACGAAGACGCCGCCCGCTTCGCTTTTTTGCTCGCCACGCCCATCATTTTGGCGGCGGGCGTCCTCAAATTGCCCGCCCTGGCGCGGCCCGAAAACCATGCCCTGCTCGGCCCGGCACTCGTGGGTGGCCTCTGCGCCGCACTCTCGGCCTACGCGACGGTTAAATTCCTCACGCGCTACTTCCACTCGGGCAGTCTGCGGCCATTTGGCATCTATTGCCTCGCCGCCGGCCTGCTCGCCACCCTCGCCTTTTTGTAA
- a CDS encoding cob(I)yrinic acid a,c-diamide adenosyltransferase: protein MENQELREADHGLVIVYTGDGKGKTTAAMGLALRAAGYGKRVLVIQFVKTWFTGEKGGFDALPNVEFLQAGKGFYQILGDNLPPDEHVEAAQEALALASVKVASGEYDVVVLDEIIGSVVGGLLELAPVLELVDSKPRDLDLVLTGHRGKELPELLERADLITEMVKIKHPYDSGIIAKKSIDY, encoded by the coding sequence ATGGAAAACCAAGAACTGCGCGAAGCGGATCACGGCTTGGTGATTGTGTACACCGGCGACGGCAAGGGCAAGACGACGGCCGCGATGGGGCTGGCGCTGCGGGCGGCGGGGTATGGCAAGCGGGTGCTCGTGATCCAGTTTGTGAAGACGTGGTTTACGGGCGAAAAGGGTGGGTTTGACGCGCTGCCGAATGTGGAGTTTTTGCAGGCGGGCAAGGGGTTTTATCAGATTCTGGGCGATAATCTGCCGCCGGATGAGCATGTGGAGGCGGCCCAGGAGGCGCTGGCTCTGGCGAGCGTCAAAGTGGCCTCCGGCGAGTACGACGTGGTGGTGCTCGATGAAATCATCGGCTCGGTGGTCGGCGGGCTGCTTGAGCTCGCGCCGGTGCTGGAGCTGGTAGATAGCAAACCGCGCGATCTGGATCTGGTGCTCACCGGCCACCGCGGCAAAGAGCTGCCGGAATTGCTCGAGCGGGCGGACCTCATTACGGAAATGGTTAAGATTAAACACCCCTATGATTCGGGAATCATTGCTAAAAAGTCGATAGATTACTAA